DNA sequence from the Salinibacter grassmerensis genome:
CGAACGTGAAGTAGACAACCAGGAGCGTCGTCTCGGCAAAATCCGTGAGCCAGTCCTTTGACACTCCCCCGGTATACAGCCCCCCGCCGAGATGAGCCACGAGGGCGAGGCCGTAGACCGTGCCCACCGCCATCTGGACGTCCGAGAGGCGCGTGGTCAGCGGGAGGGGGCCCGCCGCGCCGAAAATATGCACCATGTAGGTGGAGAACGTGACGTAGACGCCGGGCCAGGCCAGCAACGGCACCAGCATGATGGCGCCGCCCCGCACGAAGGCCGCCAGGCCGCGCTGCCACGACGACTGTAGGTGCTCGGTCCCGCACAGGGCATCCATCACCTTCACCCCGCCGTGCCCACCCTTCACGACCGCCGTGGAGAAGGCCAACCCGAGCGCCACGACGGGTGCTACGAAGAAGAACCCCACGAAGCCGACGAGGAAGGCAAGGTACAGCACGACGTACCGCAGGCTGAAGGAGACGCGGCGGTGGCGCAGGTTCTCAAAGTGCTCGTAGCCGCCGTGGGGCAGGTTGAGGGCCACCATTCCGATGAGGTACCCGATCATCTGGGCCTCCATCGACAGCGACACGTTGAGCAACGCCGCAAGGACTCCCCCGACGGCCAGGGCCCCAAGGGCGATGCGCGAGCCCCAGACGGCCAGGGCCGAGGGAGACCGCGCCGA
Encoded proteins:
- a CDS encoding Brp/Blh family beta-carotene 15,15'-dioxygenase codes for the protein MATPAASSVSAPRSQASARSPSALAVWGSRIALGALAVGGVLAALLNVSLSMEAQMIGYLIGMVALNLPHGGYEHFENLRHRRVSFSLRYVVLYLAFLVGFVGFFFVAPVVALGLAFSTAVVKGGHGGVKVMDALCGTEHLQSSWQRGLAAFVRGGAIMLVPLLAWPGVYVTFSTYMVHIFGAAGPLPLTTRLSDVQMAVGTVYGLALVAHLGGGLYTGGVSKDWLTDFAETTLLVVYFTFVPMMLAVGLYFPLWYTLRQTARTTAVASDDPAPDRLSLPLTWAAMVVGALVTFGLMAGFYVLVPNPLGGAGLLGGAVAFYTIFVCLLALPHIVVGEWLDPVRGIWYVP